One region of Candidatus Hydrogenedentota bacterium genomic DNA includes:
- a CDS encoding glycosyltransferase family 2 protein, whose protein sequence is MRGDTYILLPAYNEGEHIADVIAGAREAMPDTDIVVIDDGSADTTALNALEAGAIVVPHPFNMGYGVALQTGYKFALANGAHYVVQMDSDGQHDPAGLARLLERVRSGHCDLCVGSRFLEGRTYSIPMARRLGMVFFRRVASYVLGQTITDPTSGFQAMNRRVLEFFAKDLYPGDYPDTDVLVLLHHHGFRIIEIPVVMRESRTGKSIHSGFKPVYYLFKMALDIPLNLLRREH, encoded by the coding sequence ATGCGAGGGGATACGTATATTCTTCTCCCTGCGTACAACGAGGGAGAGCATATTGCCGATGTTATTGCCGGCGCGCGCGAAGCCATGCCGGATACGGATATCGTCGTCATTGACGACGGGTCGGCTGACACCACAGCGCTCAACGCATTGGAGGCGGGAGCCATCGTCGTACCGCATCCCTTCAATATGGGTTATGGCGTTGCCCTTCAAACCGGGTATAAGTTTGCGCTCGCAAACGGCGCGCACTACGTGGTCCAGATGGACAGCGACGGACAGCACGATCCAGCGGGACTCGCGCGACTGCTCGAGCGAGTACGTTCCGGTCATTGTGACCTGTGCGTCGGTTCGCGTTTTCTGGAGGGGCGCACCTATTCCATTCCCATGGCGCGGCGCTTGGGAATGGTCTTCTTTCGTCGAGTCGCGTCTTACGTGCTGGGCCAGACCATCACGGATCCCACAAGTGGCTTTCAAGCAATGAATCGACGGGTACTGGAGTTCTTCGCCAAAGACCTGTATCCCGGGGACTATCCCGACACGGACGTTCTCGTCTTGCTGCATCACCATGGGTTTCGCATCATCGAGATTCCGGTGGTGATGCGCGAGAGCCGTACCGGCAAGTCGATCCATTCGGGGTTTAAGCCCGTGTATTATCTTTTCAAAATGGCGCTCGACATTCCCCTAAATCTGCTGCGCCGGGAGCACTGA